In Spartobacteria bacterium, the sequence CCTCCACTCACTGCACATCACAACAGCGAATGCAATTACCACAGCCGCAGACCGAGACCAACATCCCAGCATCCATAGGCATGTCCTGTCCTGCTGCGACGTGGGATTTATGAAAGGTCAGATCAGATGATTTCAGGCATGACCAGATATGCTGCGGGGCCTTGATTCACGCTCCGCAAGCGAACAGCTCGGATCAAAACACCTTGGCCGCGATCCAGCTTCCGGAAATGAACACTCCGATAGATGCGCCCAGATTGGCGAAAATAACCACCAGCAGAATACGGCTGACCGGATTGGTCCAAAATCCTTTCACGGTCAGGATACTGGAAGGCAGA encodes:
- a CDS encoding TraB family protein, giving the protein LPSSILTVKGFWTNPVSRILLVVIFANLGASIGVFISGSWIAAKVF